Proteins encoded by one window of Brevibacterium atlanticum:
- a CDS encoding HAD family hydrolase has translation MPQSTDQKPTTVVFDLGNVLIGWDQTGPLADRMSAEQWRAFAEEADFAALNTASDSGVPVAEVIARAAAVDERHGEIVSRYYERFEDSLTGPIEGMAEVVAELKDSGARLLGLSNWAAETFHHAPAVAPAIDELEDVIVSGREKLIKPDPAIFELLLERFDLDPAKTLFVDDLPANIEAARQLGFIGHVFTDAQSLRRELEDLGLLESSPS, from the coding sequence ATGCCGCAGTCCACCGACCAGAAACCCACGACCGTCGTCTTCGATCTCGGAAACGTGCTCATCGGATGGGACCAGACCGGCCCGCTCGCTGACCGGATGAGTGCAGAGCAGTGGCGCGCCTTCGCCGAGGAGGCCGATTTCGCGGCCCTCAACACCGCCTCGGACAGCGGCGTCCCCGTCGCCGAGGTGATCGCTCGCGCGGCCGCGGTCGATGAGCGACACGGTGAGATCGTCTCCCGCTACTACGAGCGCTTCGAGGATTCGCTGACCGGTCCGATCGAGGGCATGGCCGAGGTCGTCGCCGAACTCAAGGACTCGGGAGCCCGGCTCCTCGGGCTCTCGAACTGGGCGGCCGAAACCTTCCACCATGCGCCCGCCGTCGCCCCGGCCATCGACGAACTCGAAGACGTTATAGTCTCCGGACGGGAGAAGCTCATCAAACCCGATCCGGCGATCTTCGAACTGCTGCTCGAGCGCTTCGATCTCGACCCCGCCAAGACCCTGTTCGTCGATGACCTGCCGGCGAACATCGAGGCGGCCAGGCAACTCGGCTTCATCGGTCACGTGTTCACGGACGCACAGTCGCTGCGCCGGGAGCTTGAAGATCTCGGGCTGCTCGAGTCGAGTCCTTCTTAA